A genomic window from Erythrobacter sp. BLCC-B19 includes:
- the folK gene encoding 2-amino-4-hydroxy-6-hydroxymethyldihydropteridine diphosphokinase, producing the protein MGSNRRHHRYGDPRDVVRAAMEECAAFGTVTARSPVLGTPAMGAASRRFANAALVLASALDPPSLLAALKRTEREFGRRSGQRWGDRVLDCDIILWSGGAWRSEGLVIPHAAFAQRRFVLDPACAIAPDWRTPPHGLSLAHHQARLTRPRPLPR; encoded by the coding sequence CTGGGGAGCAACCGGCGGCACCACCGCTATGGCGATCCGCGTGATGTTGTGCGCGCGGCGATGGAGGAATGCGCCGCCTTCGGCACCGTGACCGCGCGTTCTCCCGTGCTTGGCACGCCCGCGATGGGCGCAGCATCGCGCCGCTTCGCCAATGCCGCGCTGGTGCTGGCAAGCGCGCTCGATCCGCCGTCGCTGCTTGCGGCGCTCAAGCGCACCGAGCGCGAATTCGGCCGCCGCTCCGGCCAGCGCTGGGGCGACCGGGTGCTCGATTGCGACATTATCCTGTGGAGCGGCGGAGCATGGCGCTCGGAGGGATTGGTCATCCCCCATGCCGCCTTCGCCCAGCGCCGCTTCGTCCTCGATCCCGCCTGCGCCATCGCCCCCGACTGGCGCACGCCCCCGCACGGGCTTAGCCTTGCGCATCATCAAGCCCGCTTGACCCGCCCGCGCCCCCTGCCTAGGTGA
- a CDS encoding queuosine precursor transporter: protein MDQPATAAPAAAPFAATTPAGVSMPLGMFVYTLLYGGMTVLAGVLAYKQVQLPPTSLAVESGIFPFLLLVVISSTLSQLYGRDAAKRIVWWGFFPLGLSALLMQLVLALPASSEMIAFRPDDLAAFERVHASTWRVWMAGPASYITSLLLNIWIFDRLRGSGDGESTIGLMIRGAVASALSQAVDSVIFITLAFYGEFDITDLMIGQVLAKVFLSLVMVPFLITFGVRAARWLDAKKTS from the coding sequence ATGGATCAGCCCGCCACCGCCGCTCCGGCCGCCGCCCCTTTCGCTGCCACCACGCCTGCGGGTGTTTCGATGCCGCTCGGAATGTTCGTCTACACCCTGCTCTATGGCGGAATGACAGTGCTGGCGGGCGTGCTCGCCTACAAGCAGGTGCAACTGCCGCCGACGAGCCTTGCGGTCGAAAGCGGGATCTTCCCCTTCCTGCTGCTGGTGGTGATTTCGAGCACGCTGTCGCAGCTTTACGGGCGCGATGCGGCCAAGCGGATCGTGTGGTGGGGCTTCTTCCCGCTCGGCCTGTCGGCGCTGCTGATGCAGCTGGTGCTGGCCCTGCCCGCATCCTCGGAGATGATCGCCTTCCGCCCTGACGATCTTGCCGCCTTCGAGCGCGTCCATGCATCGACCTGGCGGGTGTGGATGGCGGGCCCGGCGAGCTACATCACCTCGCTCCTCCTCAACATCTGGATCTTCGACCGGCTGCGCGGCAGCGGCGATGGGGAGAGCACCATCGGCCTGATGATACGCGGCGCGGTGGCCTCGGCGCTTTCGCAGGCGGTCGATTCGGTGATCTTCATCACCCTCGCCTTCTACGGCGAGTTCGACATCACCGATCTGATGATCGGGCAGGTGCTCGCCAAGGTCTTCCTGAGCCTGGTGATGGTGCCGTTCCTGATCACCTTCGGGGTGCGGGCGGCGCGCTGGCTTGACGCGAAGAAGACGAGCTAG
- a CDS encoding NupC/NupG family nucleoside CNT transporter — protein sequence MNGSLTSTLLSLAGVLAILAIAIALSSARRQINLRVVGSAFALQAITALIVLRTDAGVAVIGGLSQGVIALLDFSKVGITSVFGAMETNPFANTFVIAALPVIVFFAAIVSILYHLGIMQRLVRWVGGAIGWITGISKVEALGAAANIFVGQSESPLVVRPYLAALSPSGLFTLMAVGMAGVAGTILAAYASFIGEDAVPFLLAAAFMSAPGGILMAKIMMPDQPQGPTGYEGSVAAAAVARARGKANALAEATRVVMYDENGQEVELPQARISAVGPASILEGGAKADEVSAAETFEEGQRPANIIEAAAQGTQTGVKLAVAVGAMVMVFVALVALANGMLAGIGGGIVNLAAGAGAPLSPEAAAWLSTLSFQKLLGYLFAPVMFLIGISDWDQAQIAGGLFGTKIVLNEFVAFIDLGNMQGSELTARSRAIITFALCGFANFSSIAIQMAVTGGLAPNQRPVIAKLGLKALAAGSLANLMSAALASLFLPY from the coding sequence GTGAACGGAAGTCTCACGTCCACCTTGCTGAGCCTTGCAGGCGTGCTCGCCATTCTCGCCATCGCTATCGCGCTGTCTTCGGCGCGGCGGCAGATCAATCTGCGCGTGGTGGGGTCAGCCTTCGCCTTGCAGGCGATCACCGCGCTGATCGTGCTGCGCACCGATGCGGGCGTCGCCGTGATCGGCGGGCTTTCGCAGGGCGTGATCGCGCTGCTCGATTTCTCCAAGGTCGGGATCACCAGCGTGTTCGGCGCGATGGAGACCAACCCCTTCGCCAACACCTTCGTCATCGCCGCGCTGCCGGTGATCGTGTTCTTCGCGGCGATCGTCTCGATCCTCTATCACCTCGGCATCATGCAGCGGCTGGTGCGCTGGGTGGGCGGGGCGATCGGCTGGATCACCGGGATCAGCAAGGTCGAGGCGCTGGGCGCGGCGGCCAACATCTTCGTCGGCCAGTCGGAAAGCCCCCTGGTGGTGCGGCCCTATCTCGCCGCCCTCAGCCCCTCGGGCCTGTTCACGCTGATGGCGGTGGGGATGGCGGGCGTGGCGGGCACGATCCTTGCCGCCTATGCCAGCTTCATCGGCGAGGACGCCGTGCCCTTCCTGCTGGCCGCGGCGTTCATGTCGGCGCCCGGCGGGATCCTGATGGCGAAGATCATGATGCCAGATCAGCCGCAAGGGCCGACGGGTTACGAAGGCTCGGTCGCAGCGGCAGCCGTCGCACGGGCGCGCGGCAAGGCCAATGCGCTGGCTGAAGCGACCCGCGTGGTGATGTATGACGAGAACGGGCAGGAGGTCGAACTCCCCCAGGCGCGGATCAGCGCGGTTGGCCCTGCCTCGATCCTCGAAGGCGGCGCCAAGGCAGACGAGGTCAGCGCGGCGGAGACTTTCGAGGAAGGCCAGCGCCCGGCCAACATCATCGAAGCCGCAGCGCAAGGCACGCAGACCGGCGTGAAGCTGGCTGTGGCCGTGGGTGCGATGGTGATGGTGTTCGTGGCGCTGGTGGCGCTCGCCAACGGGATGCTGGCGGGGATCGGCGGCGGCATCGTCAACCTCGCGGCAGGCGCCGGCGCGCCGCTTTCGCCCGAGGCGGCGGCGTGGCTGTCGACCCTCAGCTTCCAGAAGCTGCTCGGCTATCTGTTTGCGCCAGTGATGTTCCTGATCGGCATTTCCGACTGGGATCAGGCGCAGATCGCGGGCGGGCTGTTCGGCACCAAGATCGTGCTCAACGAATTCGTCGCCTTCATTGATCTCGGCAATATGCAGGGATCCGAGCTGACCGCCCGCAGCCGCGCGATCATTACCTTCGCGCTGTGCGGCTTTGCCAATTTCTCCTCGATCGCGATCCAGATGGCGGTGACTGGCGGGCTTGCCCCCAACCAGCGCCCGGTGATCGCCAAGCTGGGGCTGAAGGCGCTTGCGGCAGGCAGTCTCGCCAATCTGATGAGCGCGGCGCTGGCGAGCCTGTTCCTGCCCTACTGA
- a CDS encoding isopenicillin N synthase family dioxygenase, with product MINIASVSLAQPLETIADELGRSFGEYGFAVVRDHGIPQSLIDEAEAVSKAFFALPADVKRAYKIEGRGGARGYTPFGTEKAKDAEVFDLKEFWHVGRDLPEGHPLSEFMDPNVWPTEVEGFRETMSALFSAFEVAGGRVLEAIALHLGRPRDFFAASVEDGNSVMRLLHYPPLGEGAPEGAIRAAGHEDINTITLLLGAEEAGLELLAKDGQWYAVDVPAGALVINVGDMLQRQTNGRLRSTTHRVVNPRGEAARRARYSMPFFLHFRPDFLIEPLPECVDPADANPPPPPITAHDYLMERLREINLA from the coding sequence ATGATCAACATCGCATCCGTCAGCCTCGCCCAGCCGCTTGAAACCATCGCCGACGAATTGGGGCGCAGCTTTGGCGAGTATGGCTTTGCCGTGGTGCGCGATCACGGCATTCCGCAAAGCCTGATCGACGAGGCCGAGGCTGTCTCCAAGGCCTTCTTCGCCCTGCCGGCCGATGTGAAGCGCGCTTACAAGATCGAGGGCCGCGGGGGCGCGCGCGGCTACACCCCGTTCGGCACCGAGAAGGCCAAGGACGCCGAGGTGTTCGACCTCAAGGAATTCTGGCACGTCGGGCGCGATCTGCCCGAAGGCCACCCGCTCAGTGAATTCATGGACCCCAATGTCTGGCCGACCGAGGTCGAGGGGTTCCGCGAGACCATGAGCGCGCTGTTCAGCGCCTTTGAAGTCGCCGGTGGCCGCGTGCTTGAGGCGATCGCGCTGCACCTCGGCCGCCCGCGGGATTTCTTCGCTGCGAGCGTGGAAGACGGCAATTCGGTGATGCGCCTGCTCCACTACCCGCCGCTGGGCGAAGGCGCGCCCGAGGGTGCGATTCGCGCGGCGGGGCATGAGGACATCAACACCATCACGCTGCTCCTCGGTGCGGAGGAAGCGGGGCTCGAACTGCTCGCCAAGGACGGCCAGTGGTATGCGGTGGATGTGCCTGCGGGCGCGCTGGTGATCAATGTCGGTGATATGCTCCAGCGCCAGACCAATGGACGGCTGCGCTCGACTACGCACCGGGTCGTCAACCCGCGCGGGGAAGCGGCGCGGCGGGCGCGCTATTCCATGCCGTTCTTCCTGCATTTCCGGCCCGATTTCCTGATCGAGCCGCTGCCCGAATGTGTCGATCCGGCCGACGCGAATCCCCCGCCGCCGCCGATCACCGCGCATGATTACCTCATGGAGCGCCTGCGCGAGATCAACCTCGCCTGA
- a CDS encoding TonB-dependent receptor yields the protein MKLKYLLAASIVSLAATTTIATPAFAQETTSSVRGEVVDSSGNPVVGATVVVTHVPSGTRSVQTTDASGGFNAAGLRLGGPFSVSVTADGFEAAEQEIGFLAAGQAQRISVALADAGQTIVVTGARQKSAITLSTGAATVLTANDIAGVANINRDVRNLAARDPLVTLDATNNGAITIAGQNNRFNRFTVDGVAFGDPFGLESGGLVSSRGPVPLDAIGEFSVEIAPVDIQQGFFQGGAINTQLKSGGNNFTFMGAAFYQNDDLRGSKADNLRRIGAFDSQVYVAQVTGPIIKDKLFFAVTYERTRDTVPADVSPSQLNITDAEIANISSIAQTVYNYDTLGVASDIVEKDDKLVTKLDWNVADGHRLTATYIWNDSALLAGQTGTGQITAVNPTYNLLSNNYTQGAKNHFGILQSNNQWSDAFSTQLRVSYADYVRLQVPLGGREFGQFQVCLDPTNPTTGTPAQGAGPLVCTPAQQRIQFGPDVSRQANELDSQSLAIEFAATLKVENHTLKLIAERRRQDVRNLFAQRVSGAFYFDSIADFQARRANELDYAVPLRGGIDTVTAEFQNNSWTFGISDTIDVTDNLTVVAGVRYDLFDSPDRPFFNEFFLQRFGFPNTSSLNGRDLFQPRFGFNWQPTDRLQVRGSAGLFGGGNPLVWISNNFSNPGPTLQRIRLRRNADGTFTTPDQAAIGLTTAQVQTLGAATLNNVSGGPGVPQALIDAVRQAGFSLSPTNALDPNFEPPSQWRFSGSVDYEADFGFLGDGWNLGVDVIYSNINNALEWTDLRTAERTDATSTLPDGRQRYTVLPGASGENTDMLLTNTSFGESWNIVGRFDKVWDSGFFLNGSYTYQDVTDQNPGTSSVALSNYQNTAFFDANFAAQGIANYQRDHQFRLGAGFDSELFGDNNTRIEFFYNVRSGQRYSFTMNDPTPGRSSVFGGVERASRGLLYVPNVSSITADSRVSYDSTATFTAVQALVQGSELNEYQGQVAPKNIGKTPWVHKLDLSVRQEVPFVLGGKLELMADVENVLNLIDKDWGTIRQVGFPYTASVVNVQCLQAVTPSGTTGTLATTTAQPCAQYRYSSFRAPNEATNINGSLWGIRFGVRVRF from the coding sequence ATGAAGCTTAAGTATCTCCTTGCGGCGAGCATCGTCAGCCTTGCTGCGACCACCACCATCGCCACGCCGGCGTTCGCGCAGGAAACCACCTCGTCGGTGCGCGGCGAAGTCGTCGATTCGAGCGGCAACCCGGTTGTCGGCGCGACTGTTGTCGTCACCCACGTGCCCTCGGGCACCCGTTCGGTGCAGACCACCGACGCATCGGGCGGCTTCAACGCTGCCGGTCTGCGTCTGGGCGGCCCGTTCTCGGTCTCGGTGACCGCCGATGGCTTTGAGGCTGCCGAGCAGGAAATCGGCTTCCTGGCCGCTGGTCAGGCCCAGCGCATCAGCGTGGCTCTGGCCGATGCCGGTCAGACCATCGTCGTCACCGGCGCGCGCCAGAAGTCGGCGATCACCCTTTCGACCGGCGCGGCCACCGTGCTGACCGCCAACGACATCGCCGGTGTGGCCAACATCAACCGCGACGTCCGCAACCTTGCCGCGCGCGATCCGCTGGTGACGCTCGACGCCACCAACAACGGCGCGATCACCATTGCCGGCCAGAACAACCGCTTCAACCGCTTCACCGTCGACGGTGTGGCCTTCGGCGACCCCTTCGGCCTTGAATCGGGCGGCCTCGTGTCGTCGCGCGGCCCGGTGCCGCTTGACGCGATCGGCGAATTCTCGGTCGAAATTGCGCCGGTCGACATCCAGCAGGGCTTCTTCCAGGGCGGTGCGATCAACACCCAGCTCAAGTCGGGCGGCAACAACTTCACCTTCATGGGCGCCGCGTTCTACCAGAACGACGATCTGCGCGGTTCCAAGGCGGACAACCTGCGTCGCATCGGCGCGTTCGACTCGCAGGTCTATGTGGCGCAGGTCACCGGCCCGATCATCAAGGACAAGCTGTTCTTCGCGGTCACCTACGAACGCACCCGTGACACCGTGCCGGCCGACGTTTCGCCCTCGCAGCTCAACATCACCGATGCCGAGATCGCCAACATCAGCTCGATCGCGCAGACCGTCTACAACTACGACACGCTCGGCGTTGCCAGCGACATCGTCGAAAAGGACGACAAGCTGGTCACCAAGCTGGACTGGAACGTGGCTGACGGTCACCGTCTGACCGCCACCTACATCTGGAACGACAGCGCGCTGCTCGCCGGCCAGACCGGCACCGGCCAGATCACCGCCGTCAACCCGACCTACAACCTGCTGTCGAACAACTACACGCAGGGCGCCAAGAACCACTTCGGGATCCTGCAGTCGAACAACCAGTGGTCGGATGCCTTCTCGACCCAGCTGCGCGTGTCTTATGCCGATTACGTGCGTCTGCAGGTTCCGCTGGGCGGGCGCGAGTTTGGCCAGTTCCAGGTCTGTCTCGATCCGACCAACCCCACCACCGGCACGCCCGCTCAGGGCGCTGGCCCGCTGGTCTGCACCCCGGCGCAGCAGCGCATCCAGTTCGGCCCGGACGTCAGCCGTCAGGCCAACGAGCTCGACAGCCAGTCGCTGGCGATCGAATTCGCTGCCACGCTGAAGGTTGAAAACCACACCCTCAAGCTGATCGCCGAGCGTCGCCGTCAGGACGTGCGCAACCTGTTCGCCCAGCGCGTGTCGGGTGCGTTCTATTTCGACAGCATCGCCGATTTCCAGGCGCGTCGTGCGAACGAGCTCGACTATGCCGTGCCGCTGCGCGGCGGGATCGACACCGTCACTGCCGAATTCCAGAACAACAGCTGGACCTTCGGTATCAGCGACACGATCGACGTGACCGACAACCTCACCGTGGTGGCCGGCGTGCGTTACGATCTGTTCGATTCGCCGGATCGTCCGTTCTTCAACGAGTTCTTCCTCCAGCGCTTCGGCTTCCCGAACACCTCGAGCCTCAACGGGCGCGACCTGTTCCAGCCGCGCTTCGGCTTCAACTGGCAGCCGACCGATCGTCTGCAGGTGCGCGGTTCGGCCGGCCTGTTCGGCGGCGGCAACCCGCTGGTGTGGATCTCGAACAACTTCTCGAACCCCGGGCCGACGCTCCAGCGCATCCGTCTGCGTCGCAACGCCGACGGCACCTTCACCACGCCGGATCAGGCCGCCATCGGCCTGACCACCGCGCAGGTGCAGACGCTGGGCGCTGCCACGCTGAACAACGTCTCGGGTGGCCCGGGCGTGCCGCAGGCGCTGATTGACGCCGTGCGTCAGGCCGGCTTCTCGCTGTCGCCGACCAACGCGCTCGACCCGAATTTCGAGCCGCCCTCGCAGTGGCGTTTCTCGGGCTCGGTCGACTATGAAGCCGACTTCGGCTTCCTCGGCGATGGCTGGAACCTCGGCGTCGATGTCATCTATTCGAACATCAACAACGCGCTCGAATGGACCGACCTGCGCACCGCCGAGCGGACTGACGCCACCTCGACTCTGCCTGACGGGCGCCAGCGCTACACCGTGCTGCCGGGCGCTTCGGGTGAAAACACCGATATGCTGCTGACCAACACCAGCTTCGGTGAAAGCTGGAACATCGTTGGCCGCTTCGACAAGGTGTGGGATTCGGGCTTCTTCCTGAACGGTTCGTACACCTATCAGGACGTGACCGATCAGAACCCCGGCACCTCGTCGGTGGCGCTGTCGAACTACCAGAACACCGCCTTCTTCGACGCCAACTTTGCGGCACAGGGGATCGCCAACTACCAGCGCGATCACCAGTTCCGTCTGGGCGCGGGCTTCGACAGCGAGCTGTTCGGCGACAACAACACCCGGATCGAGTTCTTCTACAACGTCCGTTCGGGTCAGCGTTACAGCTTCACCATGAACGATCCGACCCCGGGCCGTTCGTCGGTGTTCGGCGGCGTCGAGCGTGCCAGCCGTGGTCTGCTCTACGTGCCGAACGTGAGCAGCATCACCGCCGATAGCCGCGTCAGCTACGATTCGACCGCCACCTTCACCGCCGTGCAGGCGCTGGTGCAGGGTTCGGAGCTGAACGAATATCAGGGCCAGGTCGCGCCGAAGAACATCGGCAAGACCCCCTGGGTGCACAAGCTTGACCTTTCGGTGCGTCAGGAAGTGCCGTTCGTTCTCGGCGGCAAGCTGGAACTGATGGCCGACGTCGAAAACGTGCTGAACCTGATCGACAAGGATTGGGGCACCATCCGGCAGGTCGGCTTCCCCTACACCGCGTCGGTGGTGAACGTGCAGTGCCTTCAGGCGGTCACGCCGAGCGGCACGACCGGCACGCTGGCGACGACGACCGCACAGCCCTGCGCGCAGTATCGCTACTCCAGCTTCCGCGCGCCGAACGAAGCGACCAACATCAACGGTTCGCTCTGGGGCATCCGCTTCGGGGTTCGCGTCCGCTTCTGA
- a CDS encoding ATP-binding protein, with the protein MAIKKLLRWLQDSGIAAGPLDRTSLYVALVGGLAYLGLACLSLLLAHAGGNVSPIWLPNACAVALLLRMRLGNELPFLIACFAASLGANGVVQLPDSVALLFSFANMVEIGAVLVLSRLGAHGVQPNMNRLGDLARFVWAGGLVGPLLSAALTAPAMGDTLNEVRIGAMTWFLTDSMAMVLIVPMTLLLVDRLRGRLAPAPARPLECAALLGGGMACAFLVFNQTHYPLMFLIQPVTLLHAFRLGSLGSAVHVVGVAMVAAVMTWAGHGPIAAASGTGIAQLHLLQAFIAANFLTGLPVSAILAGRDRMMARLEAGKREVDLLAENISDAILRFDLEGVCTYASPSVQEVMGVPPATFVGVHVGERLHPDARDRALQALGRLLDGTSERERVTYRRFADAPDGSPVFLEADCTLVRHPETGVGESVVVAARDVTERVELELLLTRARRHAENAARAKSEFLANMSHEIRTPMNGVLGFAELMLQGELAHDQRRFAELIVQSGRSMMMLLNDVLDLSKIESGQFTIDRAPVNLHASLAECAALHRPAATRKGLTLDLVCDCGDDPECRYSEARPPWLLTDGLRLRQILLNLIGNAVKFTEAGHIQVSYRITRLEVRVSVTDSGIGISPLQLETIFHPFTQGEADTGRRFGGTGLGLSISRQLAALLGGRIEVESTPGEGSLFTLLLPATLVPPHALAEADDGAVAGFADRVGGADEPSQVLPPAPIAPSRILLAEDHDINRLLVTEMLERCGQEVDVAHDGNEALAMVIDSIMRGRPYDLVLMDVQMPDCDGLSATRAIRAEGIGPGLLPVIALTANAFPEDIAAARAAGMQAHLAKPVVFTQLARALQRWLPTRIVEADPGGSAALSSHPALTGPAARASQLARSPQLVARWEARRREAVEAVAAALREGALTQQGEVASTQIETLARLLHKLAGTAAMFGEPQLGEAASALERALKAARSAADRAALAQALLDQASGADQTRYARN; encoded by the coding sequence GTGGCGATCAAAAAACTTCTGCGCTGGCTACAAGACTCCGGAATTGCCGCTGGACCACTCGATCGCACCAGCCTTTACGTCGCCCTCGTCGGCGGTCTGGCCTATCTCGGCCTTGCCTGCCTCAGCCTGCTGCTCGCCCACGCCGGCGGAAACGTCAGCCCGATCTGGCTGCCCAATGCCTGCGCCGTCGCGCTGCTGCTGCGGATGCGGCTCGGCAATGAACTGCCCTTCCTGATCGCTTGCTTTGCCGCCAGCCTTGGCGCGAACGGCGTGGTGCAACTGCCCGATAGTGTGGCGCTGCTGTTTTCCTTTGCCAACATGGTCGAGATCGGAGCCGTGCTGGTGCTCAGTCGCCTTGGGGCACACGGCGTGCAGCCCAACATGAACCGCCTCGGCGATCTGGCGCGCTTCGTCTGGGCAGGTGGGCTGGTTGGCCCGCTGCTGTCAGCGGCACTCACTGCACCGGCGATGGGCGACACGCTGAACGAGGTGCGGATCGGAGCCATGACCTGGTTCCTGACCGACAGCATGGCGATGGTGCTGATCGTGCCTATGACCCTGCTGCTGGTTGATCGGCTGCGCGGCCGGCTCGCCCCGGCCCCGGCCCGCCCGCTCGAATGTGCAGCGCTGCTTGGCGGGGGCATGGCCTGCGCCTTTCTGGTGTTCAATCAGACCCATTATCCGCTGATGTTCCTGATCCAGCCGGTCACGCTCTTGCACGCGTTCCGGCTCGGCAGTCTGGGCAGCGCCGTCCACGTCGTGGGCGTGGCGATGGTGGCAGCGGTGATGACCTGGGCGGGCCACGGCCCGATTGCCGCCGCCAGCGGCACGGGGATCGCCCAGCTGCACCTGTTGCAGGCCTTCATCGCCGCCAATTTCCTGACCGGCCTGCCGGTCTCTGCCATCCTCGCCGGACGCGACCGGATGATGGCCCGGCTCGAAGCGGGCAAGCGCGAGGTCGATCTGCTGGCGGAGAACATCAGCGATGCAATCCTGAGGTTCGACCTTGAGGGCGTGTGCACCTATGCCTCGCCCTCGGTGCAGGAGGTGATGGGGGTTCCGCCTGCGACCTTCGTCGGCGTCCATGTCGGCGAGCGGCTGCACCCCGATGCGCGCGACCGGGCGCTGCAGGCGCTGGGACGACTGCTCGATGGCACCAGCGAGCGCGAGCGTGTCACCTATCGCCGCTTTGCCGACGCGCCGGATGGCTCGCCCGTTTTCCTCGAGGCGGATTGCACCCTCGTGCGTCATCCCGAAACCGGCGTGGGCGAAAGCGTGGTGGTGGCCGCGCGCGATGTGACCGAACGGGTCGAGCTGGAACTGCTGCTGACCCGCGCGCGCCGCCATGCCGAGAACGCGGCGCGCGCCAAGTCCGAATTCCTCGCCAACATGAGCCACGAGATCAGGACACCCATGAACGGTGTGCTGGGGTTCGCCGAACTGATGCTTCAGGGTGAATTGGCGCATGATCAGCGCCGCTTTGCCGAGCTGATCGTGCAATCGGGCCGTTCGATGATGATGCTGCTCAACGACGTGCTCGATCTCAGCAAGATCGAGAGCGGGCAGTTCACGATTGATCGGGCACCGGTCAATCTCCACGCCAGCCTTGCCGAATGTGCCGCGCTGCATCGCCCGGCGGCGACCCGCAAGGGTTTGACGCTCGATCTGGTGTGCGATTGTGGGGACGATCCCGAATGCCGCTATTCCGAGGCCCGTCCGCCGTGGCTGCTGACCGACGGGCTGCGGCTGCGGCAGATCCTGCTCAATCTGATCGGCAATGCGGTCAAGTTCACCGAAGCCGGACATATCCAGGTCAGCTACCGCATAACCCGTCTTGAGGTGCGCGTCAGCGTGACCGACAGTGGCATCGGCATCAGTCCCTTGCAGCTTGAGACCATCTTCCACCCCTTCACGCAGGGAGAGGCCGATACGGGGCGTCGGTTCGGCGGCACGGGCCTTGGCCTGTCGATCAGCCGCCAGCTGGCCGCGCTGCTCGGTGGGCGGATCGAGGTCGAGAGCACGCCGGGCGAGGGATCGCTCTTCACGCTGCTGCTGCCTGCCACGCTTGTGCCGCCTCACGCGCTGGCCGAAGCGGATGACGGCGCAGTGGCGGGGTTTGCGGATCGGGTGGGAGGTGCTGATGAGCCAAGCCAGGTGCTGCCCCCTGCCCCCATCGCACCGTCGCGAATCCTGCTGGCCGAAGATCACGACATCAATCGTCTGCTGGTAACCGAGATGCTGGAGCGCTGCGGGCAGGAGGTCGATGTCGCGCATGACGGGAACGAGGCGCTGGCGATGGTGATCGATTCGATCATGCGCGGGCGGCCCTATGATCTGGTGTTGATGGATGTGCAGATGCCCGATTGCGATGGCCTGTCCGCCACCCGGGCGATCCGGGCCGAGGGGATCGGGCCGGGGCTCTTGCCGGTGATCGCGCTGACCGCCAATGCCTTCCCCGAAGATATTGCGGCAGCGCGCGCGGCAGGCATGCAGGCGCACCTTGCCAAGCCGGTGGTCTTCACCCAGCTCGCCCGCGCGCTGCAACGCTGGTTGCCGACCCGCATCGTCGAGGCCGATCCGGGCGGATCGGCAGCCCTGTCGTCTCACCCGGCGCTGACAGGCCCGGCGGCACGGGCATCGCAACTGGCACGCTCACCGCAGCTGGTCGCGCGCTGGGAGGCCCGTCGGCGCGAGGCGGTGGAGGCGGTGGCTGCCGCGCTGCGCGAGGGCGCACTGACCCAGCAGGGCGAGGTTGCCAGCACACAGATCGAAACGCTCGCCCGGCTTCTCCATAAGCTCGCAGGCACCGCCGCGATGTTTGGCGAGCCGCAGCTGGGCGAGGCGGCAAGCGCGCTGGAACGGGCGCTCAAGGCAGCCAGAAGTGCTGCGGATCGGGCCGCGCTGGCACAAGCGCTGCTCGATCAGGCCTCGGGCGCTGACCAGACCCGTTACGCCCGGAACTGA
- a CDS encoding energy transducer TonB produces MTPEPGYTTQRRKLSWKLVSVLVLLHLAALYGLARAFAPDFTAVVEREVVAAFTVTVTAPPEQPPPPENQSEPDEGAQGDPGRDATAQEVTSPPPKVRTKPDKPLPRAASTGTANQSGAAQAGDGTGAAGRGDGTGSGNSGNGRGGVAVTKPVHISGRIDNARDFPVPPGGREARRGTQVVVRVIVGTDGRARGCTIYRASPDPEADRITCQLVENRLGFRPATDANGNPVAAPFYWRQQWF; encoded by the coding sequence ATGACACCCGAACCGGGCTACACGACACAGCGGCGCAAGCTCAGCTGGAAGCTGGTGAGTGTGCTGGTGCTGCTCCATCTGGCCGCGCTCTATGGCCTTGCGCGCGCCTTTGCGCCCGATTTCACCGCCGTGGTCGAGCGCGAGGTGGTGGCTGCTTTCACCGTGACAGTGACCGCCCCGCCCGAGCAGCCTCCGCCGCCCGAGAACCAGTCCGAACCGGATGAAGGGGCGCAAGGCGATCCGGGGCGCGATGCGACCGCGCAAGAGGTCACCAGCCCCCCGCCCAAGGTGCGCACAAAACCCGACAAGCCGCTCCCGCGCGCGGCATCGACCGGCACCGCCAACCAGTCGGGCGCGGCGCAGGCGGGCGACGGCACGGGCGCTGCGGGGCGCGGCGATGGCACCGGCAGCGGCAACAGCGGCAATGGGCGCGGAGGGGTGGCCGTGACCAAGCCGGTGCACATCTCGGGCCGGATCGACAATGCGCGCGACTTCCCCGTGCCGCCCGGCGGGCGCGAGGCGCGGCGCGGCACGCAGGTGGTGGTGCGCGTGATCGTCGGCACCGATGGCCGCGCGCGCGGTTGCACCATCTACCGCGCCAGCCCCGACCCTGAGGCAGATCGGATCACCTGCCAGCTGGTCGAAAACCGCCTCGGCTTCCGCCCGGCAACCGATGCCAATGGCAACCCGGTCGCAGCGCCGTTCTACTGGCGCCAGCAATGGTTCTGA